The following proteins are co-located in the Lentibacillus sp. JNUCC-1 genome:
- a CDS encoding LTA synthase family protein: protein MLTLTSHTPFEMPEDKELLDLPAEYNGTLTGDYLQSVRYADHTLGLFIDDLKEKGLWEDTVIALYGDHSGVHGRLVTDKDVQLLHDLVGQPYSLPFRFNIPFIVSIPGDVDGNKETIETMGGQLDMMPTVLNIMGVEPPALYFGQDLLTYHHNLFGMRYYAATGTFFNDDVLFLPETSKRDIRVYNLDEKSTYKKENVTMGTFRDQINKLLQIYKWSDAYFNSLDNK from the coding sequence TTGCTGACACTCACAAGCCACACGCCATTTGAAATGCCAGAGGACAAGGAATTACTGGACTTACCTGCTGAATACAACGGAACACTAACAGGAGATTATTTGCAGTCTGTCCGATATGCTGACCATACACTCGGATTATTCATTGACGATTTAAAAGAAAAAGGGTTGTGGGAAGATACGGTTATAGCGCTCTATGGAGATCATTCGGGTGTGCACGGGAGGCTTGTGACAGATAAAGATGTCCAGCTTTTGCATGATTTGGTGGGCCAGCCCTATTCTTTGCCATTTCGCTTTAATATCCCATTTATTGTTTCAATACCTGGGGATGTAGATGGTAACAAAGAAACGATCGAGACAATGGGAGGGCAGCTGGATATGATGCCGACAGTGTTAAATATTATGGGGGTTGAACCGCCTGCACTATATTTCGGTCAAGACTTGCTGACCTATCATCATAACCTGTTCGGTATGAGGTATTATGCTGCTACAGGGACATTCTTTAATGATGATGTGCTATTTCTCCCGGAAACGAGCAAGAGAGACATCCGCGTGTATAATTTAGATGAGAAATCAACCTATAAAAAAGAGAATGTCACGATGGGAACTTTCAGAGATCAAATAAATAAGTTGCTGCAGATTTATAAATGGTCAGATGCTTATTTTAACAGTTTAGATAATAAGTGA